The following coding sequences are from one Lipingzhangella halophila window:
- a CDS encoding mycothiol-dependent nitroreductase Rv2466c family protein: MEPPGTVDFWFDPSCPYTFVASLWLREVATVRPIEVGWHVMSLSVLNEGRGDDPEGDPEGYLWVPARICAAVQQEHGHAALGRFYAELWRDEEGEGHGDWLGDFHTALDRTGLPRELAEAGSTSDYDETLRASHAEGTALVGTHVGTPIVAADRHSERPVAFFGPVLSRVPRGEEAGRLWDGALLVAATTGFHEMKGPAPAAPVY; this comes from the coding sequence ATGGAACCACCGGGAACCGTCGACTTCTGGTTCGACCCGTCCTGCCCCTACACCTTCGTCGCGTCGCTGTGGCTGCGGGAGGTGGCCACGGTCCGGCCCATCGAGGTGGGCTGGCACGTGATGAGCCTGTCGGTGCTCAACGAGGGCCGCGGCGACGACCCCGAGGGCGACCCGGAAGGATACCTGTGGGTCCCCGCCCGGATCTGCGCCGCGGTCCAACAGGAGCACGGCCACGCGGCGCTCGGCCGGTTCTACGCCGAACTGTGGCGGGATGAGGAAGGCGAGGGCCACGGCGACTGGCTGGGTGACTTCCACACCGCGCTTGACCGGACAGGGTTGCCGCGCGAGCTGGCCGAGGCGGGCTCCACATCCGACTACGACGAGACGCTCCGCGCCTCCCACGCCGAGGGGACCGCCCTCGTTGGCACGCACGTGGGCACGCCGATCGTCGCCGCGGACCGCCACTCGGAGCGGCCGGTCGCGTTCTTCGGGCCGGTGCTGTCCCGGGTCCCACGCGGCGAGGAGGCCGGACGCCTGTGGGACGGGGCGCTGCTCGTCGCCGCGACGACGGGCTTCCACGAGATGAAGGGACCCGCGCCGGCGGCCCCGGTGTACTGA
- a CDS encoding M48 family metallopeptidase, which translates to MASVRWGDRRRRRALRHPRENQALAACVAVTALAVAGGISRTLQEDSTQPLLVLAVPALVFFLRGQMYAKQRVNGVRITETQFPEAHRMVVDAAHRLGLPRVPDAYVVLGNGQVNAFASGHGFRRYVSINSDLFEIGDRLADPAALRFVIGHEVGHIAAGHASYWRQFGISVANLIPGLGSTLNRAQEYTADNHAYDFCPEGVPGLRVLAAGKYLYSDVDFDDIAGRATTDQGLFVMLANFLSSHPVNTWRFAALADRSQPGRVL; encoded by the coding sequence ATGGCGTCCGTGAGATGGGGTGACCGGCGGCGGCGGCGCGCGTTGCGGCATCCCAGGGAGAACCAGGCCCTTGCCGCGTGTGTCGCGGTCACCGCGCTTGCGGTGGCAGGGGGGATCAGCCGCACGCTCCAGGAGGATTCGACCCAGCCGCTGCTCGTGCTCGCCGTCCCGGCCCTGGTGTTCTTCCTGCGCGGGCAGATGTACGCCAAGCAGCGGGTCAACGGTGTGCGCATCACGGAGACCCAGTTCCCGGAGGCGCACCGCATGGTGGTCGACGCCGCGCACCGTCTCGGGCTGCCACGCGTGCCCGACGCCTACGTTGTCCTGGGCAACGGCCAGGTCAACGCGTTCGCGTCCGGGCACGGCTTCCGCAGGTACGTCTCGATCAACAGCGACCTGTTCGAGATCGGCGACCGGCTCGCCGACCCCGCGGCGCTCCGGTTCGTCATCGGACACGAGGTGGGCCACATCGCCGCCGGCCACGCGTCCTACTGGCGCCAGTTCGGGATCTCGGTGGCCAACCTCATCCCGGGCCTCGGCAGCACGCTCAACCGCGCGCAGGAGTACACGGCGGACAACCACGCCTACGACTTCTGCCCCGAAGGCGTCCCGGGGCTGCGCGTGCTCGCCGCCGGCAAGTACCTCTACTCCGACGTCGACTTCGACGACATCGCGGGGCGCGCCACCACCGACCAGGGCCTGTTCGTGATGCTGGCGAACTTCCTGTCCAGCCACCCCGTGAACACCTGGCGGTTCGCCGCGCTGGCCGACCGCTCCCAGCCCGGCCGGGTGCTGTGA